Proteins from a genomic interval of Desulfurispira natronophila:
- the fabG gene encoding 3-oxoacyl-[acyl-carrier-protein] reductase, with translation MLQNKVALVTGASRGIGRAIALEMGRHGASVVVNYASSQGPAQEVVEELQQMGVKAIALQADVASSEECSALVQKSLDHFGQVDILVNNAGITRDGLLMRMKEEDFDAVINTNLKSAFLMSKAVVRPMMKSGGGRIINVSSVVGQMGNAGQANYVASKAGVIGMTKSIAREVAPKNILVNAVAPGFIESDMTAGLKDSVRQTMLSHIPLGSFGSPEDVAGAVIYLSSELSKYVTGQVVAVNGGMYM, from the coding sequence TTGCTGCAAAATAAGGTCGCACTGGTAACCGGTGCCTCAAGAGGCATTGGGCGAGCCATAGCACTGGAGATGGGGCGCCATGGTGCTTCAGTCGTTGTTAATTACGCTTCCAGCCAAGGTCCGGCCCAAGAGGTGGTGGAGGAGCTCCAGCAGATGGGAGTCAAGGCCATCGCCCTGCAGGCAGATGTTGCCAGCAGTGAAGAGTGCTCTGCGCTGGTGCAAAAGAGCCTGGATCACTTTGGACAAGTGGATATTCTGGTAAACAACGCCGGTATTACCAGGGATGGCTTGTTGATGCGCATGAAAGAAGAGGATTTTGATGCCGTTATCAATACCAACCTCAAAAGCGCATTTCTTATGAGTAAGGCGGTTGTTCGTCCCATGATGAAAAGTGGGGGTGGGCGCATTATCAATGTTTCCAGCGTAGTGGGGCAGATGGGGAATGCCGGGCAGGCCAACTATGTTGCCAGTAAAGCTGGTGTTATCGGCATGACCAAGTCCATTGCCAGGGAAGTTGCCCCTAAAAATATTCTGGTCAATGCGGTAGCTCCCGGATTCATCGAGTCTGATATGACAGCGGGCCTGAAAGACTCGGTTCGTCAAACCATGCTCAGCCATATTCCTCTGGGTAGTTTTGGTTCGCCAGAAGATGTAGCCGGGGCGGTAATCTATCTTAGCTCTGAATTGTCAAAGTACGTCACTGGACAGGTAGTCGCCGTCAACGGCGGCATGTACATGTAA
- the amrB gene encoding AmmeMemoRadiSam system protein B encodes MTLRHPCVADMFYPGNHEAVRNFLRSVSLDSEKSPARCAVVPHAGWVYSGELAAAVLGCIAIPGKVVMVGPNHTGLGSAIAIFGAGQWRTPLGDAAVAPEAETLAQHLGVQPDVTAHQREHSLEVLVPMLQYFRPDVQILPVATAALQHDAAIAIARAVHESLAGQSYLLVASTDMNHFEARSVSDHKNALAMERIEALDSVGLLSVVEQENISMCGAFATAVAIESARLRGGHSARQVGYTDSAAKNGDTSSVVGYAGYILP; translated from the coding sequence ATGACCTTGCGCCACCCCTGCGTAGCCGATATGTTTTATCCCGGGAACCACGAAGCTGTGCGAAATTTTCTCCGCAGCGTCTCCTTGGATTCTGAAAAATCCCCTGCACGTTGCGCCGTGGTGCCTCACGCTGGCTGGGTTTACTCTGGTGAGCTGGCGGCTGCGGTGCTGGGTTGCATTGCTATTCCGGGAAAGGTTGTCATGGTAGGCCCGAATCACACGGGGCTTGGCAGTGCCATTGCCATTTTTGGAGCGGGACAGTGGCGCACTCCCCTTGGTGATGCTGCCGTGGCCCCGGAAGCTGAAACCCTGGCTCAGCACCTGGGCGTGCAACCTGATGTCACAGCACACCAGCGGGAGCACTCCCTGGAAGTTCTTGTACCCATGCTTCAGTATTTTCGTCCAGATGTGCAAATACTTCCCGTTGCTACGGCTGCCCTGCAACACGATGCCGCCATTGCTATAGCCCGAGCCGTGCACGAATCCCTGGCAGGCCAAAGTTATTTACTGGTTGCCTCCACAGACATGAATCACTTTGAGGCGCGGTCAGTTTCTGATCATAAAAATGCCTTAGCCATGGAGCGCATAGAGGCCCTGGACAGCGTCGGCCTGTTGAGTGTTGTTGAGCAAGAGAATATTTCCATGTGTGGAGCTTTTGCCACAGCAGTGGCCATTGAGAGCGCCCGTCTGCGAGGAGGCCACAGTGCACGACAAGTAGGCTATACCGACTCCGCCGCCAAAAACGGTGATACGAGTTCAGTGGTGGGGTACGCTGGATACATTCTGCCATAG
- the plsX gene encoding phosphate acyltransferase PlsX produces the protein MHRIVIDAMGGDFAPQVPVEGAVRALEAYDDIHALIVGPEDLVREELAKYPIAPRERLEVVHASEFITMDESPGVALRRKKDSSIKVGLQLVKDNRADAFISAGNTGAVMGGALLTLRMMPGVAKAAIATFLPTLSGTSIMLDVGANVDCRPEHILQFALMGKSYARYVLNQPHPTVGILSIGEEESKGNDVTRQTYQLLRNCHLIDFKGNVEGKEVYKGVVDVIACDGFTGNVALKVSESLAVMISTMLKEELGRGWFNKLGAALSLGALNRLKKRLDYTEYGGAPLLGVNGAVFISHGSSSPHAIMNAFRAARIYVEREVNQHIYDDIAKTFAQLKDDQEGEPDSREL, from the coding sequence TTGCACAGGATTGTGATTGATGCCATGGGGGGTGACTTTGCCCCCCAGGTACCGGTTGAAGGTGCCGTACGTGCCCTCGAAGCCTATGACGATATCCACGCCTTGATCGTGGGGCCTGAGGATTTGGTGCGCGAAGAGCTTGCCAAATACCCAATAGCGCCCAGGGAGCGCTTGGAGGTTGTTCATGCCAGTGAATTCATCACCATGGACGAGTCACCGGGCGTGGCGTTACGCCGTAAGAAAGACTCCAGTATCAAAGTCGGCCTGCAGCTGGTAAAAGATAACCGAGCTGACGCTTTTATCAGCGCTGGCAATACTGGAGCGGTTATGGGTGGAGCTCTGCTGACCCTGCGCATGATGCCGGGCGTTGCCAAAGCAGCTATTGCCACCTTCCTTCCTACTCTCTCCGGAACCAGCATTATGCTGGACGTGGGGGCGAATGTAGATTGTCGCCCCGAACACATCCTCCAGTTTGCCCTCATGGGAAAATCCTATGCCCGCTACGTTCTCAATCAGCCACACCCCACCGTGGGCATTCTCAGTATTGGTGAAGAGGAAAGCAAGGGTAACGACGTTACCCGTCAGACCTACCAGCTGCTGCGTAATTGCCACTTGATAGATTTCAAGGGCAATGTGGAGGGTAAGGAGGTCTACAAGGGTGTAGTGGATGTTATTGCCTGTGATGGTTTTACTGGCAATGTGGCCCTTAAGGTAAGCGAGAGCCTGGCAGTGATGATTTCTACTATGCTGAAAGAAGAGCTGGGGCGGGGCTGGTTTAATAAACTCGGTGCTGCGCTCTCACTGGGGGCCCTGAACCGACTGAAAAAGCGCCTTGATTATACCGAGTATGGTGGCGCTCCCCTGCTGGGAGTGAATGGAGCCGTATTTATCAGTCACGGAAGCTCCAGCCCCCACGCCATCATGAACGCTTTTCGTGCGGCGCGCATTTATGTGGAGCGAGAAGTCAATCAACACATATACGACGACATTGCCAAAACCTTTGCCCAGTTGAAAGATGACCAGGAAGGAGAGCCAGACAGTCGTGAGCTATAG
- the mqnE gene encoding aminofutalosine synthase MqnE, which produces MKAMSIYAGIETIAEKVLAGERLSFADGLALYHNNNLLGLGMLADTVNQRKNNGKVYFNQNRHINHTNVCVNRCGFCAFARDTEDHGAYTMSIEAVLQAAAEAPASVREFHIVGGLHPDLPFSYYTQMLQSLRQAYPQVHLKGFTAVEVDYFACISGLSVEQVLRKLVESGLGSMPGGGAEIFASATRQRICPEKIDGERWLAIHRTAHQLGLHTNATMLYGHLESLADRVDHLERLRQLQDETGMFQAFIPLAFHPENTQITRYGTTGYDDLKNLAIARLYLDNFQHIKAYWIMLGENIAQISLSFGVDDLDGTVVEEKITHAAGASTAEAMAKDHLVHLIRSAGKIPVERSTLYEELEVLA; this is translated from the coding sequence ATGAAAGCCATGAGCATATATGCGGGAATAGAAACCATTGCCGAAAAGGTGCTGGCTGGTGAGCGCCTGAGCTTTGCTGACGGGCTGGCGCTTTACCACAACAATAACCTGCTGGGCCTGGGCATGCTTGCCGACACCGTGAACCAACGTAAAAATAATGGCAAAGTCTACTTTAATCAGAATCGGCATATCAACCATACCAACGTATGCGTCAATCGTTGTGGCTTCTGCGCCTTTGCCAGAGATACTGAGGATCACGGTGCCTACACCATGAGCATCGAAGCCGTCTTGCAGGCTGCTGCCGAGGCTCCCGCTTCAGTACGGGAGTTCCATATTGTTGGCGGCCTTCATCCAGATTTACCCTTTTCCTACTACACACAGATGCTGCAATCCCTCAGACAAGCCTATCCTCAGGTGCACCTCAAGGGCTTTACGGCGGTAGAGGTTGACTACTTTGCCTGCATAAGTGGACTGAGTGTTGAGCAAGTACTGCGGAAGCTTGTGGAATCTGGCTTAGGCAGTATGCCGGGTGGTGGTGCCGAAATATTTGCCTCCGCCACGCGCCAGCGTATCTGCCCGGAGAAGATCGATGGTGAGCGCTGGCTTGCCATTCACCGCACGGCCCATCAATTGGGCCTCCATACCAACGCCACTATGCTTTACGGCCACCTGGAGTCTTTGGCAGACCGGGTAGATCACCTTGAGCGCTTGCGGCAGCTGCAAGACGAAACGGGGATGTTCCAGGCCTTTATCCCTCTGGCATTTCACCCTGAAAACACTCAGATTACTCGCTATGGTACCACTGGCTACGATGATCTGAAAAATCTGGCTATAGCGCGCCTCTACCTGGACAACTTTCAACACATCAAAGCCTATTGGATTATGCTAGGCGAGAATATCGCTCAGATATCCCTGAGCTTTGGTGTCGACGACCTGGATGGCACGGTGGTGGAGGAGAAGATTACCCACGCAGCGGGGGCCAGTACGGCAGAAGCCATGGCCAAAGACCATCTCGTTCATTTAATACGCAGTGCCGGAAAAATTCCAGTTGAACGCTCTACCTTGTATGAGGAGCTTGAGGTGTTGGCATGA
- the fabD gene encoding ACP S-malonyltransferase, with amino-acid sequence MSMSNIMFLYPGQGSQVVGMGKSLCEAFPYVRQRFEQASEALGFDLMNICFNGPEEELRLTSITQPALLVTSTIAHDVLTRELGVEAKTAAGHSLGEYSALSCAGGIDFVDAVKLVHLRGKFMQEAVPVGKGAMAAIMNLDIRQVHQACKRAQEEEGEVVMVANYNLPSQVVIAGGTPAVELACKYSKELGARKAVMLPVSAPFHCSLMQSAQDKLAKEMESVTFSDLTHTIINNVDASYIYLADDICPSLVRQVTGTVRWYESMQIVVGDGINTSIELGSGKVLSGMMRKISKDVTTLNLENAEDLKKIEDTLYVAAK; translated from the coding sequence ATGTCTATGTCCAATATTATGTTTCTTTATCCCGGCCAAGGCTCTCAGGTCGTAGGCATGGGAAAAAGCCTCTGTGAGGCATTCCCTTATGTTCGGCAGCGATTCGAGCAGGCATCAGAGGCTTTGGGTTTTGACCTGATGAACATCTGCTTCAATGGACCGGAAGAGGAGTTACGCCTCACCAGCATCACACAGCCAGCTCTTTTGGTCACCAGCACGATTGCCCACGATGTTCTCACCCGAGAGCTTGGTGTCGAGGCCAAGACCGCTGCAGGACACTCCCTTGGCGAATACTCTGCTTTGAGCTGTGCCGGCGGCATCGACTTTGTCGATGCCGTAAAGCTGGTTCACTTACGGGGTAAGTTCATGCAGGAAGCAGTCCCTGTGGGGAAAGGCGCTATGGCCGCTATCATGAACCTGGATATCCGTCAGGTTCATCAGGCTTGCAAGCGAGCTCAGGAGGAAGAAGGTGAGGTGGTTATGGTAGCCAACTACAATCTCCCGAGCCAGGTTGTCATCGCCGGGGGCACGCCAGCAGTCGAGTTGGCCTGTAAGTACAGCAAGGAACTGGGTGCTCGCAAGGCAGTCATGCTTCCAGTGAGTGCCCCTTTCCATTGCTCACTGATGCAGTCTGCCCAGGATAAGCTGGCAAAAGAAATGGAGTCGGTAACCTTCTCTGACCTCACGCATACTATTATCAATAACGTGGACGCCTCCTACATCTATCTTGCCGATGACATTTGTCCGTCTCTGGTGCGCCAGGTGACCGGCACCGTACGCTGGTACGAAAGCATGCAGATTGTAGTGGGGGATGGTATTAACACCAGCATCGAGCTCGGCTCAGGAAAAGTGCTGAGTGGTATGATGCGCAAAATCAGTAAAGACGTAACCACCCTGAATCTTGAAAACGCAGAAGATTTGAAGAAAATTGAGGATACACTCTATGTTGCTGCAAAATAA
- the rnc gene encoding ribonuclease III: MKREYHGVVPEDTVALEDILGYRFRQPQLLQRALTHRSCPGDSRSRQLHNERLEFLGDSVLGLVISHYLFATFPHEPEGRLSKIRSFIVNEKTLARISREKLQLGRFLHIGKGEHHTGGRSKPSILADAMEAIIAAIYLDSDLDQVTRVVLELMAQEVDAVVRNKDHSDYKTELQELSQGSLGEAPEYQVSREWGPDHQKHFAVTLYLGGRKYGYGEGTSKKNAEQKAAQAALELLRQELAQRPEEVTP, from the coding sequence ATGAAACGGGAGTACCACGGCGTTGTGCCTGAAGACACCGTTGCCCTGGAAGACATACTGGGGTATCGATTTCGGCAGCCGCAGTTATTGCAGCGGGCCCTGACCCACCGCTCCTGTCCGGGAGACAGCCGTTCCCGGCAACTCCACAATGAGCGGCTGGAGTTTTTGGGCGACTCCGTTCTGGGGCTTGTAATCAGCCACTATCTCTTTGCCACTTTTCCTCATGAGCCTGAGGGCCGGCTGAGTAAAATCCGCTCATTCATCGTTAACGAAAAAACCTTGGCCCGCATATCGCGAGAAAAACTCCAGCTCGGACGGTTTTTGCATATCGGTAAAGGTGAGCATCACACCGGGGGGCGCAGTAAGCCCAGCATTCTGGCTGACGCCATGGAGGCTATTATTGCCGCCATTTACCTGGACAGTGACCTGGATCAGGTAACCCGCGTCGTACTGGAGCTCATGGCGCAGGAGGTGGATGCCGTAGTTCGCAATAAAGACCATAGTGATTACAAGACCGAGTTACAAGAACTCAGCCAAGGGAGCCTGGGGGAGGCCCCTGAGTACCAGGTATCGCGAGAATGGGGCCCTGACCACCAAAAACATTTTGCTGTAACCCTTTACCTTGGTGGCCGTAAGTATGGCTACGGTGAAGGAACTTCCAAAAAAAATGCTGAACAAAAAGCCGCCCAGGCTGCACTGGAACTTTTGCGCCAGGAACTGGCACAGCGGCCTGAAGAGGTAACACCATGA
- a CDS encoding beta-ketoacyl-ACP synthase III, translating into MSYSKVAAIAHHVPQRVFTNKDMEALVETNDEWIRSRTGIHQRHIAAPGETTSDLAAAAASKVLEQSGVKALDIDLIVLATITPDYFCMPSTACEIQRKIGARNAVAFDINAACTGFIYALNVADAMIKANSYRKVLVIGAETMSYITDWTDRSTCVLFSDGAGAALLVPSEEPGLHTSLIRSDGNFGDMLMTPRMGFENPMRPRSRGGDIGFIQMRGNELFKVAVKNMAEVLHQAMDQSEFTPDDIALVIPHQANIRIIEAVAKRFGLSMDKVMLTVDHYGNNSAATIPIAWSEALDTQRVKPGDTIALTAFGGGLTWGSAIITI; encoded by the coding sequence GTGAGCTATAGCAAAGTGGCAGCCATCGCCCATCATGTACCTCAGCGCGTCTTCACCAACAAGGACATGGAGGCGCTAGTTGAGACCAATGACGAATGGATTCGCTCTCGCACCGGCATCCACCAGCGACATATTGCCGCTCCAGGCGAAACCACCTCGGATCTGGCAGCAGCTGCTGCCAGCAAGGTGCTGGAGCAATCTGGCGTAAAAGCGCTGGATATAGATCTGATTGTTCTGGCTACCATTACGCCGGACTATTTTTGCATGCCCAGCACTGCTTGCGAAATTCAGCGCAAAATCGGCGCTCGCAACGCAGTGGCCTTCGACATCAATGCGGCCTGTACTGGTTTTATCTATGCCCTTAACGTGGCCGATGCCATGATCAAGGCAAATAGCTATCGCAAAGTGCTGGTGATTGGTGCCGAAACCATGTCATACATTACCGACTGGACAGATCGCAGCACCTGCGTGCTCTTTAGCGATGGGGCTGGCGCTGCCCTCCTGGTACCATCAGAGGAGCCCGGCCTTCATACCAGCTTAATTCGTTCTGATGGTAACTTTGGCGACATGCTTATGACTCCCCGCATGGGATTTGAGAACCCCATGCGCCCGCGCTCGCGGGGAGGCGATATCGGATTTATCCAAATGCGAGGCAATGAATTATTCAAGGTGGCGGTAAAAAACATGGCTGAGGTACTTCACCAGGCAATGGATCAGAGCGAGTTTACTCCCGACGATATAGCTCTGGTTATCCCCCATCAGGCCAACATTCGCATCATTGAAGCGGTAGCCAAACGTTTTGGTTTGTCCATGGATAAAGTTATGCTTACCGTAGATCACTACGGCAATAACTCAGCGGCTACCATCCCCATTGCCTGGTCCGAAGCACTGGATACACAACGAGTAAAGCCTGGGGATACCATTGCCCTGACGGCTTTTGGTGGCGGCCTGACCTGGGGTAGCGCTATTATTACCATCTGA
- the rpmF gene encoding 50S ribosomal protein L32, which produces MALPKKKISRARRGTRRAHQALSPVATVSCPNCNEPKRPHRLCLSCGHYGEKQVIEVDY; this is translated from the coding sequence ATGGCACTTCCCAAAAAGAAAATCAGTCGCGCCCGTCGCGGCACCCGTCGTGCTCATCAAGCACTCAGCCCGGTAGCTACTGTCAGCTGCCCAAACTGTAACGAGCCTAAGCGGCCCCACCGCCTGTGTCTTTCCTGCGGACACTACGGCGAAAAGCAGGTTATTGAAGTCGACTACTAG
- the fabF gene encoding beta-ketoacyl-ACP synthase II — protein MQKRVVVTGLGAISPVGNTTDDSWEALVNGKSGIGPITHFDASDFGTRIAGEVKGYEVDSAVISKKDQKKMDRFIHFAMSAADEAAKDAGFTYPFEGESAHRAGVLIGSGMGGLPAIEKWHNTALEKGYKRLTPFFIPMVIVNLAAGQVAILLGAKGPNACNVTACATGTHSIGDAFKIIQRGDADVMFAGGTEAAITSLGIGGFSAMTALSTRNDDPEKASRPFDRDRDGFVMAEGAGVLVLEELEHAKARGARIYAEVSGYGLSCDAYHMTSPAPEGEGAARCMEMAIADGKIDKSKITYVNAHGTSTYYNDLNETKAIKEVFGDHTRSLLVSSTKSMVGHMLGAAGGFEAVVCCKAIETGLIPPTINCDSPDDECDLNYVPHSAVRQEVLGAISNSFGFGGTNATLLFQKYEDR, from the coding sequence ATGCAAAAACGTGTAGTTGTCACCGGTCTTGGGGCCATTAGCCCAGTGGGCAATACCACTGACGATTCATGGGAGGCGCTGGTCAATGGCAAATCCGGTATCGGGCCCATAACTCATTTCGATGCTTCGGATTTTGGCACCCGCATAGCCGGTGAAGTCAAGGGGTACGAAGTGGACAGCGCCGTTATATCAAAAAAAGACCAGAAAAAAATGGATCGCTTTATCCACTTTGCCATGAGCGCCGCAGACGAGGCTGCCAAAGACGCTGGCTTTACGTACCCGTTTGAAGGTGAGTCTGCTCACCGCGCCGGGGTTCTCATAGGCTCAGGTATGGGGGGGTTGCCTGCCATTGAAAAGTGGCACAACACGGCACTGGAAAAAGGATACAAGCGCCTGACACCATTTTTTATACCTATGGTTATTGTCAATCTGGCAGCAGGCCAAGTTGCTATACTCCTGGGAGCCAAGGGGCCAAACGCCTGTAATGTCACCGCCTGTGCCACCGGAACCCACTCCATCGGCGATGCATTCAAGATAATTCAGCGGGGAGATGCTGACGTTATGTTTGCCGGTGGTACTGAAGCGGCCATAACCTCACTGGGTATTGGTGGTTTTAGCGCCATGACCGCCTTATCAACCCGCAACGACGATCCGGAAAAGGCCTCTCGCCCCTTTGATCGTGACCGGGACGGCTTTGTTATGGCAGAAGGCGCCGGCGTGCTGGTGCTGGAAGAGCTTGAACACGCAAAGGCTCGCGGAGCCCGTATATACGCTGAAGTGAGTGGATACGGATTGAGCTGCGATGCCTACCACATGACCAGTCCGGCGCCAGAAGGTGAAGGCGCCGCCCGCTGCATGGAAATGGCTATTGCCGACGGTAAGATTGACAAGTCAAAAATCACTTATGTCAATGCCCATGGCACCAGCACTTACTACAATGATCTCAATGAGACCAAGGCGATAAAAGAGGTTTTTGGTGACCATACCCGAAGCCTGCTGGTGAGCTCGACCAAGTCTATGGTGGGCCACATGCTGGGCGCTGCCGGGGGATTCGAAGCGGTGGTATGCTGCAAAGCCATCGAGACAGGGCTCATTCCGCCGACCATCAACTGTGATAGCCCTGACGACGAGTGCGATCTCAACTATGTCCCCCACTCTGCCGTGCGTCAGGAGGTACTGGGCGCCATCAGCAATTCCTTTGGCTTTGGCGGAACCAACGCTACCCTCCTTTTTCAGAAGTATGAGGATCGATGA
- the acpP gene encoding acyl carrier protein yields the protein MSVEQKVKEIVAEQLGVGIDTVNPESSFIDDLGADSLDTVELIMALEEEFGLEIPDDEAEKIVTVQDAISYIDSNS from the coding sequence ATGTCCGTCGAGCAAAAAGTCAAGGAAATTGTAGCTGAACAACTGGGTGTGGGAATTGACACCGTTAACCCTGAGAGCTCGTTTATCGACGATCTGGGAGCCGACAGCCTCGATACTGTAGAACTGATCATGGCTCTGGAAGAAGAGTTCGGCTTGGAGATCCCCGATGATGAGGCGGAAAAGATCGTCACCGTGCAGGACGCCATCAGCTATATCGACAGCAACAGCTAA
- a CDS encoding Hsp20/alpha crystallin family protein, protein MNVPQYHMFLGADNDPDEPLLSLGQAGHPPMDIFEAEDYYRIELELPGGLDRTQLSLRYTGRNLSIHGNLPACRLPQGAKFVQMERRTGNFTRVIHLNCPVDAQAITTTYENGILTVKIPKQDTIEIYLEEHYARR, encoded by the coding sequence ATGAACGTCCCGCAGTACCACATGTTTTTGGGAGCCGATAACGATCCCGATGAACCACTGCTCTCCCTGGGCCAAGCGGGGCACCCTCCCATGGATATTTTCGAGGCCGAGGACTACTACCGCATTGAACTGGAGCTTCCGGGCGGGCTTGATCGCACCCAGCTGAGTCTTCGCTATACTGGCCGCAACCTGAGTATTCATGGTAATCTACCTGCCTGTCGCTTGCCGCAAGGGGCAAAATTTGTGCAAATGGAGCGACGAACGGGGAATTTTACCCGTGTGATTCACCTGAACTGTCCTGTGGATGCCCAGGCTATAACCACCACCTACGAAAATGGTATTCTTACCGTTAAGATCCCCAAGCAAGATACTATAGAAATATACCTAGAGGAGCACTATGCAAGACGATAA